The following DNA comes from Blastocatellia bacterium.
AATTTTTGCTTCTTATTTTGGTAATTCTGATGCTGGGGATGCTTTTAAGTCAGCGCAAAAAATTCCTAATTTTCTACAAAATCTTTTTGGTGAAGGCGTTCTTTCAGCTTCTTTTATCCCAGTTTATTCTGGGTTGCTAGCTAAAGAGCAGGAGGAAGAAGCTAACCGTTTAGCTGGGGTTGTTGCCTCTTTATTAACCTTAATAACAACTATTTTGGTACTTTTAGGCGTTTATTTTACACCTTTGCTAATAGATTTGATTTCACCAGGTTTTGAAGGTGCTAAAAGGTTATTAACCATTCGACTTGTACAAATTTTCTTTCCTGGTACAGGACTACTAGTTTTATCTGCCTGGTGTTTAGGTGTACTTAATAGCCATCGTAAATTTTTTCTCTCCTATGTTGCTCCTGTTGTTTGGAATGCTGCACAAATTGCCGCACTACTTGCTTTTGGTGGCTCTACTGCTATAGACGACCTAGCAATAAAAGTTGGTTGGGCCTTAGTTGTAGGCAGTGCATTACAATTTATTATTCAACTTCCAGTAGTCTTTCGTCTGATAAAACGATTACATTTAGGGGTAAATTTTCGTCTAGATTCTGTTCGAGAAGTGATTAAAAACTTTTTTCCTGTTGTAATTGCTCGTGGAGTTGTTCAAATTAGCGGTTACACAGATAATTTATTAGCTAGCTTACTTCCTCCAGGTGCAGTTTCATCAATAACTTATGCACAAATACTTTACACATTACTAGTAAGTTTATTTGGAATGTCGGTATCTGCGGCAGAACTTCCAGCAATGTCTAGTGCTATTGGCACAACTGAAGAAATAGCAGAAATCTTAAGAAAGAAACTTAACAACGGCTTACAGCAAATAGCTTTTTTTGTTATCCCTTCGGCTATGGCTTTTTTAGCTTTAGGGGATGTTGTTGTTGCTACGATCTATCAAACAGGAAAATTTTCTGTGTCTGATACAAAATATGTTTGGACAGTGCTAGCAGCTTTTGCTGTAGGGTTATTAGCTGCTACGCTTGGGCGACTTTATTCATCAACCTTTTATGCTCTACACGACACCCGAACACCATTAAAATTTGCTATTATTCGTATTAGCATGTCAATTTTACTAGGCATAATTTTTGCGTTAAAAGTACCAGGTTGGTTAAAAGTAGATGATTCTTGGGGAACGGTTGGAATTGCTCTAGCAGCAGGAATTAGCGGATGGTTAGAACTATTTTTGCTACGTCAAAATTTAACTAAACGAATTGGAAAAACAGCTTTAGGTTGGGCAAATGGTGCTAAACTATGGTCTTCAGCCGCTTTTGCTGCACTAGTAGCTTTAGGTGTAAAGTTTTTTATAGGCTCTCAACACCCAATAATAACAGGAATTTTAGTTTTAGCTCCTTATGGAGTAACTTATTTTGTGCTAACTACAATTTTTGGTATAGCTCAAACTCGTAGCGTCCTTAAACGAGTTGAACGCTTTTTGCCTAGCAAACTAAAACGCTTTTTACCTAAAAATTAAGTAGGTTAATCTAATAGTGGTATATAAAACAAATAATAAATTCTAGGCTATAATTAAGCTGTATCTTCTTTGCTGATCGATGTTTATCTGCTATTATTGGACGCATGAGAGAACAAGCTATTGAGAAATATCACATTATTGATGAACCATTTTATTTACCTGTTAAAAACGAAGTAGAAATATTTACTGCTGCTTATCAAGCTAAATTGCCTATACTCTTAAAAGGCCCAACAGGATGTGGAAAAACCCGCTTTATTCAATATATGGCTTGGAAGTTGTCACGTCCTTTAGTTACGGTTGCTTGTCATGAAGATTTGTCGGCTACGGACTTAGTTGGACGTTTTCTTTTAGAGGGTGAAACAACGGTTTGGCACGATGGGCCACTTTCTACAGCAGTAAAACACGGTGCAATTTGTTATTTAGATGAAGTTGTTGAAGCTCGTAAAGATACTATTGTACTTATCCATCCGCTTACAGATGATCGACGCATTTTGCCTGTAGAAAAACGTTCTGTAATTTTAACGGCTCCTGATGAATTTTCTTTAGTAGTTTCCTATAATCCAGGTTATCAAAGTGTATTAAAAGACCTAAAACAATCTACTAGACAACGTTTTGTAAGTATTGAATTTGATTATCCACCTGCAAACATAGAGATGGAAATTGTTGCCCGCGAAGGTGGAGTTGATGAACAAACAGCCCGCGACCTTGTTAAAATAGGCGAAAAGGTGCGTAATCTTAAAGGTCATGGACTAGAAGAAGGTATTTCTACAAGACTACTAATTTATGCTGCTCAGCTTATTAGCCGAGGAATAAGCGCGGAAGTTGCTTGTGAAGTAGCGATAGTTAGTCCAATTACTGATGACAAAGAGTTACAACGAAGTATTCAAGAAATTGTTACAACAGTAATTTAGAAAAATAGTAATATTATTATTAGGAAATAGCCTAAAAGACTTATTGTTAGCAAAATAAATTAAAATTACGAGGCAGAAAGTAAATGGTTGGAGGCATTATTGTTACACATGGCCGTTTGGCTATAGAGTTGGTGACAGCAGCAGAAATGATTGTTGGCGAAATCAAACATATTATTGCTGTTTCTATTGGATGGAATGATGAATTAGAGCAAGGATTAAAGGAAATTGAACAAGCAATAAAAAAAGTAAATCAAGGTAGCGGGGTTTTAATTCTTACAGATATGTTTGGAGGCACACCTACTAATGTTGCTATGACTTTTTCCCAACCTGGTAAAGTAGAAATAATTACAGGTGTAAACTTACCTATGATAATAAAATTAGCTAGTCAGCAAAAAGATGAAAGCTTAAGCATATTAGCTGGAAAAGTAAGAGAACAGGGACAGAAAAATATTTATATTGCTAGTGAAGTAATGGCACCAAAACGCTAAATAAAGTAAAAAAAGGAAATGTAATAAGATTTAGCTATGCAACAAAGACATGTTACGGTAATTAATCGTCTAGGATTACATGCTCGTGCTTCAGCACGATTAGTTAATTTAGCTAATCAATATAAAGCAGAAGTTAAGCTTGCACGAGCAGATAATCAACAATCAGTTGACGGTAAATCTATTTTAGGTGTATTACTACTAGCAGCATCTAAAGGGACAGAATTAATTATCTCTGCCGAGGGCGAAGACGAGGAGCGAGTTTTACGCGCACTTTGTGACCTAATTAATAATAAATTTGGGGAAGAAGGGGATGTCTTCTAGCGCAAGAGAATTTTCTAAGGAAATTACCTTACATGGACTAGCTATTAGTCCAGGGATTTCTATTGGCACAATACTATATTTGGACTCTCAAGGACACCAGGCCCTACTTCAACATATTGAGCCAGCACAGGTTAATAAAGAAATCCGTCGGTTAAACCGTGCTGTTATAATTGCCCGCCAACAGTTAAATGAACTAAAAGCGAGAATGGAAAGGGAGTTAGGCAGTCAACACGCCTATATTTTAGATGCTCATCTTTTAATGCTAGAAGATAAAGCATTATTCAAAGACATAAAAAAAACCATTACAGAACAGTTTGTTAATGCTGAATGGGCAGTTAAAGTAGTCTTAGATCGCTTTCTAGCTGCTTATGCTTCTATTTCTGACCGTTATTTGCGCCAACGTGGTAGTGATATTGAGGATGTAGCCCGTCGTCTAACAGATGCTTTGTTAGGCAAACGCAATAGTTACCGCCTGCCTCTTAACTCTATTGTTATTGGGGAAGACTTACCTGCTAGCGTACTAGCAGAACTTGATATGCGCCATATTATTGCAATGGTGACACATGCAGGAAGTTGGGCTTCACATACAGCAATTATTGCTCGTAGTTTGCGAATACCTGCTATTGTTGGAGTAGATTTTTCCGAACATGGTCAAATAACAGGCCACACAGCTATTGTTGATGGCGGCGCAGGGCTAATAATTCTTGACCCTACAGAAGCAACAATAAAACGCTATCGTGCTTTTCAAGAACAAAAACGACGAAATTTCAACACTTTACTTGCTCAATCTCGTCGACCAGCAATTACCGCTGATGGGGAAGAAATAACCATTAGGGCTAATGTTGAGTTACTTTCTGAACTAGATGCAGTAAAACGCTATGGAGCGCAAGGAATTGGCCTATTTCGTTCAGAGTTTATTTTTACAAATATGCTTCCTCAAGCAGGCTCGGAAGATGGTCAATACCAAATTTATCAACGTTTAGCTGAATCAACGGCAGAAAATGGGGTGACAATCCGAACTTTTGATCTTAGTGAAGATAAAGTGTCGATGTCGCTAACTGGAATAGAATCTGAAATTAACCCAGCATTGGGACTTCGAGGTATTCGCCTAGCACTAAAAAACCAACCAATGTTTCGCACTCAAATTCGTGCGATTTTGCGAGCCTCACAACGTAAAAATGTACAAATAATTTTACCAATGGTGACATCTACTAGTGAAGTTCGGTATGCTCGTAAAATTATTAATGAAGTAATAGCAGAGCTTACAGACAAAGGTGTTGAAGTTGACCAAAATATTAAATTAGGTGTAACTATAGAAGTTCCATCAGCAGTAATGATTATTGATCAACTTGCCCAAGAAGCTGACTTTTTAAGCTTAGGCACTAATGATTTAATTCAATATCTATTAGCAATAGATCGTAATAATAAACAAGTAGCTTATCTTTACCAGCCTTTACATCCTGCTGTACTTCAATCATTGATGTGGGTGGCAAAAGTTGCACAAGCACGTAAGGTTTTGCTAGATGTTTGCGGTGAAATGGCCTCAAACCCAATCTATGTAGTAGTTTTATTAGGCTTAGGAATTAAACATTTAAGCATGACACCTGCTGCAATTCCCTTAATTAAAGATGCTATAAAAGCTATTAGACTTAGCGATGCGCAAGAAATTTTTGAAAAAGCTTTGCAAATGTCATTAGCTCAAGAAATAGAAGAATATATTTGTGAAGAACTTGCTCGCCGATTCCCTTCTTTTTATGCAAATCTAAAGTAATTTTACTAGTAAACAAAATTACTTTTTTTCCAGGAAAATTTATTTCCAAGTCCGATTACGGCCAGTAAAAAATAAATTAATAATCTATACTGCTTCCATAAGTAAAGAGGCAGGAAATAAAGTTATGGAAATGAATTTTGATGGTTATTACAAAGCTGTATTAACGCATGACAGCCGTTTTGATGGAATATTTTTTGTTGGTGTATCAAGCACAAAAATTTATTGTCGCAGAGTCTGCACAGCGAAAACTCCACAAGCGCAAAACTGCACATTTTTTCCTAGTGCAGCAGCGGCTGAAAAAGCAGGCTATCGGCCTTGTTTGCGTTGTCGCCCAGAGTTAGCACCGGGAAAGGCTCATGTTGATGCTATCAATCGACTAGCTAGCATGATTGCTAGTCGCATTGAAGATGGTGAACTTGTAGAAAAACCTTTAGATGAATTGGCTATGGAAATGGGCATTAGCCTTAGACATCTGCGACGTGTTGTAAAAAGTGAATTTGGAGTTTCTCCAATTGAATTAGCTCAGACACAACGTCTTTTGTTTGCTAAACGTTTGTTGACTGATACTAATTTATCGATCACAGAAATAGCTTTTGCTAGTGGTTTTAATAGCCTTCGACGTTTTAACACTCTTTTTAAGGAAAAATATAATCTTAATCCAACTAACTTACGTAAAAATAGGTCAGATCAAATTGACAATGAAATATTAGTTTGTGAGTTAGCTTATCGTCCCCCGTTTAACTGGAAAGCATTGCTTAAATTCCTTTCCGAACGGTCTTTAAGCGGGATTGAATTAATAGAAAATAACTCTTATTTAAGAACAGTTGCTTATAAAAAATATCGTGGCTGGATTAAGGTTGAACCTGTTGAAAATGAGTTTGTGCTTTTAGTTTCACTTTCAACTTCACTTGCTCCAGTATTATTACAAGTGCTTGCACGTGTTAAAAGGCTTTTTGATCTAGGTACTGAACCACAACAAATAGCGGCCCATTTAGGCGAGGTTGCTAAAGATCCTGGGCTACGTGTACCAGGGGCTTTTGATGGTTTTGAAATAGCGGTACGAGGGATTTTAGGGCAGCAAGTAAGTGTAAAGGCTGCCACAACACTAGCTAGAAGATTTGTTAATACTTTTGGCGAAAAGCTAGAAACCTCATTTGAGCATCTTACTCACTTATCACCAACTCCAAACAAAATTGCAAGTCTTCAAGTAACAGAACTTACAAACCTAGGCATAATTGCTTCACGAGCAAATGCTATTTTGGCACTTGCTCAAGCCATAGTAAAAAAAGAAATTATCCTAGAGCCAGGAGTAAATATTGCTAATACTATAACTGAATTAAAAAAATTGCCAGGCATAGGAGAATGGACTGCACAATATATTGCAATGAGGGTGCTTAATTGGCCTGATGCTTTTCTTCATACGGATTTAGGGATTTATAAAGCTCTTAATGAACGCAACCCCAAGCGAGTTTTAGAACTTTCTGAAAAATGGAAACCTTGGCGTGCTTATGCTGCAATACATCTTTGGCATTCACTTGTTTAAGCTAGAAAGGAAAAATATGAATTACTACAGTTATTTTAATAGTCCGATAGGAAAAATTTTGCTTACTTCTGATGGAAATTCTTTAACAGGTTTATATATGGAATCTTACAATGCTGATCCAACCAGTCTTGAATGGGTAGCAAATGACAGCATTGAGCCATTTCCTAAAGTTGTGGAGCAGCTTACAGCATATTTTGAAGGTAAGTTAACAGAATTTGATCTACCAATTTTAATGTTAGGGACAAAATTTCAACAACAAGTTTGGCAAGAATTAACAAAAATTCCTTATGGCAAAACGATTTCTTATAAAGAACTAGCTATTCGTATAGGGAATATTAAAGCTGTTCGTGCCGTAGGTTTAGCTAATGGACGTAATCCAATTTCTATAATAGTTCCTTGTCATCGTGTTATTGGTGCAAATGGTAGTCTTACGGGTTATGGTGGTGGACTACCAAGAAAAAAAGCATTACTTGATTTGGAAAATTCAAGACAAAAAGCTTTATGGTAAACCTAGATTAGTTTTAGGGCTAATTAGGAAAATTTTCCGAAAATAAATGATAGAATTTTTGTAATTTTTGCGCGTCATCTAGTAAATACCAAGAATTTTGTCTAAAAGGTCTGAAAAAGTTTATGAATAAAAAGCTTTTTTTTATTTCTCTACTGCTAATAACATCATTTATTTCTTTAGCTTCCAGCGATTTTTCTTTGACTACGAATACTAA
Coding sequences within:
- the murJ gene encoding murein biosynthesis integral membrane protein MurJ, with amino-acid sequence MLVALGIFLSRIAGLIRERIFASYFGNSDAGDAFKSAQKIPNFLQNLFGEGVLSASFIPVYSGLLAKEQEEEANRLAGVVASLLTLITTILVLLGVYFTPLLIDLISPGFEGAKRLLTIRLVQIFFPGTGLLVLSAWCLGVLNSHRKFFLSYVAPVVWNAAQIAALLAFGGSTAIDDLAIKVGWALVVGSALQFIIQLPVVFRLIKRLHLGVNFRLDSVREVIKNFFPVVIARGVVQISGYTDNLLASLLPPGAVSSITYAQILYTLLVSLFGMSVSAAELPAMSSAIGTTEEIAEILRKKLNNGLQQIAFFVIPSAMAFLALGDVVVATIYQTGKFSVSDTKYVWTVLAAFAVGLLAATLGRLYSSTFYALHDTRTPLKFAIIRISMSILLGIIFALKVPGWLKVDDSWGTVGIALAAGISGWLELFLLRQNLTKRIGKTALGWANGAKLWSSAAFAALVALGVKFFIGSQHPIITGILVLAPYGVTYFVLTTIFGIAQTRSVLKRVERFLPSKLKRFLPKN
- a CDS encoding CbbQ/NirQ/NorQ/GpvN family protein, with the protein product MREQAIEKYHIIDEPFYLPVKNEVEIFTAAYQAKLPILLKGPTGCGKTRFIQYMAWKLSRPLVTVACHEDLSATDLVGRFLLEGETTVWHDGPLSTAVKHGAICYLDEVVEARKDTIVLIHPLTDDRRILPVEKRSVILTAPDEFSLVVSYNPGYQSVLKDLKQSTRQRFVSIEFDYPPANIEMEIVAREGGVDEQTARDLVKIGEKVRNLKGHGLEEGISTRLLIYAAQLISRGISAEVACEVAIVSPITDDKELQRSIQEIVTTVI
- a CDS encoding PTS sugar transporter subunit IIA, whose translation is MVGGIIVTHGRLAIELVTAAEMIVGEIKHIIAVSIGWNDELEQGLKEIEQAIKKVNQGSGVLILTDMFGGTPTNVAMTFSQPGKVEIITGVNLPMIIKLASQQKDESLSILAGKVREQGQKNIYIASEVMAPKR
- a CDS encoding HPr family phosphocarrier protein, with amino-acid sequence MQQRHVTVINRLGLHARASARLVNLANQYKAEVKLARADNQQSVDGKSILGVLLLAASKGTELIISAEGEDEERVLRALCDLINNKFGEEGDVF
- the ptsP gene encoding phosphoenolpyruvate--protein phosphotransferase, producing MSSSAREFSKEITLHGLAISPGISIGTILYLDSQGHQALLQHIEPAQVNKEIRRLNRAVIIARQQLNELKARMERELGSQHAYILDAHLLMLEDKALFKDIKKTITEQFVNAEWAVKVVLDRFLAAYASISDRYLRQRGSDIEDVARRLTDALLGKRNSYRLPLNSIVIGEDLPASVLAELDMRHIIAMVTHAGSWASHTAIIARSLRIPAIVGVDFSEHGQITGHTAIVDGGAGLIILDPTEATIKRYRAFQEQKRRNFNTLLAQSRRPAITADGEEITIRANVELLSELDAVKRYGAQGIGLFRSEFIFTNMLPQAGSEDGQYQIYQRLAESTAENGVTIRTFDLSEDKVSMSLTGIESEINPALGLRGIRLALKNQPMFRTQIRAILRASQRKNVQIILPMVTSTSEVRYARKIINEVIAELTDKGVEVDQNIKLGVTIEVPSAVMIIDQLAQEADFLSLGTNDLIQYLLAIDRNNKQVAYLYQPLHPAVLQSLMWVAKVAQARKVLLDVCGEMASNPIYVVVLLGLGIKHLSMTPAAIPLIKDAIKAIRLSDAQEIFEKALQMSLAQEIEEYICEELARRFPSFYANLK
- the alkA gene encoding DNA-3-methyladenine glycosylase 2, with the protein product MNFDGYYKAVLTHDSRFDGIFFVGVSSTKIYCRRVCTAKTPQAQNCTFFPSAAAAEKAGYRPCLRCRPELAPGKAHVDAINRLASMIASRIEDGELVEKPLDELAMEMGISLRHLRRVVKSEFGVSPIELAQTQRLLFAKRLLTDTNLSITEIAFASGFNSLRRFNTLFKEKYNLNPTNLRKNRSDQIDNEILVCELAYRPPFNWKALLKFLSERSLSGIELIENNSYLRTVAYKKYRGWIKVEPVENEFVLLVSLSTSLAPVLLQVLARVKRLFDLGTEPQQIAAHLGEVAKDPGLRVPGAFDGFEIAVRGILGQQVSVKAATTLARRFVNTFGEKLETSFEHLTHLSPTPNKIASLQVTELTNLGIIASRANAILALAQAIVKKEIILEPGVNIANTITELKKLPGIGEWTAQYIAMRVLNWPDAFLHTDLGIYKALNERNPKRVLELSEKWKPWRAYAAIHLWHSLV
- a CDS encoding methylated-DNA--[protein]-cysteine S-methyltransferase; the protein is MNYYSYFNSPIGKILLTSDGNSLTGLYMESYNADPTSLEWVANDSIEPFPKVVEQLTAYFEGKLTEFDLPILMLGTKFQQQVWQELTKIPYGKTISYKELAIRIGNIKAVRAVGLANGRNPISIIVPCHRVIGANGSLTGYGGGLPRKKALLDLENSRQKALW